In one window of Chryseobacterium phocaeense DNA:
- the rpsO gene encoding 30S ribosomal protein S15, whose amino-acid sequence MYLTTEKKQEIFSKHGKSATDTGSAEGQVALFTYRINHLSQHLKSNRHDFATERSLVKLVGKRKSLLDYLKNKDIERYRAIIAELGLRK is encoded by the coding sequence ATGTACTTAACAACAGAAAAAAAGCAGGAAATTTTCTCAAAACACGGGAAATCTGCAACAGACACAGGAAGTGCTGAAGGACAAGTTGCACTTTTCACTTACAGAATCAACCATTTATCTCAACACTTAAAGTCTAACCGTCACGATTTTGCAACGGAAAGATCTTTGGTTAAATTGGTAGGTAAAAGAAAAAGTTTACTAGATTACCTTAAAAATAAGGATATCGAAAGATACAGAGCGATCATCGCTGAACTAGGTTTAAGAAAATAA